In Pseudomonas sp. ADAK18, a single window of DNA contains:
- a CDS encoding ABC transporter ATP-binding protein, whose product MNQDNLIEVRDLCVEFVVGTSHQRVVENVSFDIKRGETLALVGESGSGKSVTAHSILRLLPYPLARHPSGTIQYANHDLLTLKEKTIRHIRGNRIAMIFQEPMTSLNPLHSIEKQINEVLGLHKGLTGKVATKRTLELLELVGIPEPHKRLKALPHELSGGQRQRVMIAMALANEPELLIADEPTTALDVTVQLKILELLKELQARLGMALLLISHDLNLVRRIAHRVCVMQRGCIVEQADCETLFQSPQHPYTQELLAAEPSGLPATNEIGPPLLEVDDLKVWFPIKKGFLRNTIDYVKAVDGINFSLPQGQTLGIVGESGSGKSTLGLAILRLIGSKGGIRFEGHQLDRLSQQQVRPLRREMQVVFQDPFGSLSPRMCVSEIVGEGLRIHKMGSAAEQEAAIIAALKEVGLDPETRHRYPHEFSGGQRQRIAIARALVLKPRLILLDEPTSALDRTVQRQVVELLRNLQTKYNLTYLFISHDLAVVKALSHQLMVVKHGQAVEQGDAKAIFADPQHAYTRQLLEAAFLVPSPA is encoded by the coding sequence ATGAATCAGGACAATCTGATCGAAGTCCGCGACCTCTGCGTCGAGTTCGTTGTGGGCACCAGCCACCAGCGTGTGGTGGAGAACGTCAGCTTTGATATCAAGCGCGGCGAGACCCTGGCGTTGGTGGGCGAAAGTGGTTCCGGCAAGTCAGTAACGGCTCACTCGATCCTGCGCCTGCTGCCCTACCCGCTGGCGCGACATCCTTCGGGGACGATCCAGTACGCCAACCATGACCTGCTGACCCTGAAAGAAAAAACCATCCGGCATATTCGCGGCAACCGCATTGCAATGATCTTCCAGGAGCCGATGACCTCGTTGAACCCGCTGCACTCCATCGAGAAGCAGATCAACGAAGTGCTTGGTTTGCACAAAGGGCTGACGGGTAAAGTCGCCACCAAACGCACCCTGGAACTGCTGGAATTGGTGGGCATCCCCGAGCCTCACAAACGTTTGAAAGCCCTGCCCCACGAGTTGTCTGGCGGCCAGCGCCAACGGGTGATGATCGCCATGGCCCTGGCCAACGAGCCGGAGCTGTTGATCGCCGACGAGCCGACCACAGCCCTCGACGTGACCGTACAGCTTAAAATCCTCGAACTGCTCAAGGAGTTGCAGGCCCGCCTGGGCATGGCCCTGCTGCTGATCAGCCACGACTTGAACCTGGTGCGACGCATTGCCCATCGGGTGTGCGTGATGCAGCGCGGCTGTATTGTCGAGCAGGCCGATTGCGAAACGCTGTTCCAGTCGCCGCAGCACCCTTACACCCAGGAACTGCTGGCCGCCGAGCCCAGCGGCTTACCGGCCACCAACGAGATTGGCCCGCCGCTGCTGGAAGTCGATGACCTGAAAGTCTGGTTCCCGATCAAGAAAGGCTTTTTGCGCAACACCATTGATTACGTCAAGGCCGTGGATGGCATCAACTTCAGCCTGCCTCAGGGCCAGACCCTGGGCATCGTCGGCGAAAGTGGCTCCGGCAAGTCCACCTTGGGCCTGGCCATCCTGCGCCTGATCGGTAGCAAGGGCGGGATTCGTTTCGAAGGGCATCAACTCGACCGCCTAAGCCAGCAGCAGGTCCGACCGCTGCGCCGAGAAATGCAGGTGGTGTTCCAGGACCCGTTTGGCAGTTTGAGCCCGCGCATGTGCGTCAGCGAAATCGTCGGTGAAGGCCTGCGTATCCACAAGATGGGCAGCGCGGCCGAACAGGAGGCCGCCATTATCGCCGCCCTCAAGGAAGTGGGCCTGGACCCGGAAACCCGCCATCGCTACCCCCATGAATTCTCCGGTGGCCAGCGCCAACGCATCGCCATCGCCCGGGCCCTGGTGCTCAAGCCGCGACTGATCCTGCTGGATGAACCGACCTCAGCCCTGGACCGCACGGTGCAGCGCCAGGTGGTGGAGCTGCTGCGTAATTTGCAGACCAAATACAACCTGACCTACCTGTTCATCAGTCATGACCTGGCGGTGGTCAAGGCATTGAGCCACCAATTGATGGTGGTCAAGCATGGGCAGGCGGTGGAGCAAGGCGATGCCAAGGCGATCTTTGCAGATCCCCAGCATGCCTACACGCGGCAGTTGCTGGAGGCGGCGTTTTTGGTGCCGAGCCCAGCCTAA
- a CDS encoding AraC family transcriptional regulator, translating to MSLNATNQSSREPLFWRDDTLPFIEARTIADGRKVSYTRHSHEHFSIGAITAGRSLYLYGQDTFQISAGTVVLMNPGDVHACNPLYDQPWSYHMLYIDTPWLIDLQHQLGFSTDLGFRPFTTPHTRDSVLYAGLVELYQLLVEEQAEHLQKQSAIVSFFTEVQQRLNPAQTVVREVNHKLERAAEYIREHCTEALKLEDICLAAELSPSYLIRAFKQYYGMTPHAYLVNRRIQFARTQLRSGQLIADVALAAGFADQAHFQRTFKQHFAATPGQYRS from the coding sequence ATGTCTCTGAACGCCACTAATCAGTCATCCCGGGAACCACTTTTCTGGCGCGACGACACTCTGCCGTTCATCGAGGCGCGAACCATCGCCGATGGGCGCAAGGTCTCTTACACCCGTCATTCCCACGAGCACTTTTCCATTGGCGCGATCACTGCCGGGCGAAGCCTGTATCTATACGGTCAGGACACCTTCCAGATCAGCGCCGGCACCGTAGTGCTGATGAACCCCGGCGACGTTCACGCCTGCAATCCTCTCTACGACCAGCCCTGGTCCTATCACATGCTGTACATCGACACGCCTTGGCTGATCGACCTGCAGCACCAACTGGGTTTCAGTACCGACCTGGGCTTTCGTCCCTTCACCACTCCCCATACCCGGGACAGCGTGCTGTATGCCGGGCTGGTCGAGCTGTATCAGCTATTGGTGGAGGAGCAGGCCGAACACCTGCAAAAGCAGAGCGCCATCGTGAGTTTCTTCACTGAGGTGCAACAACGCCTGAACCCGGCACAGACGGTGGTGCGTGAGGTCAATCACAAGCTGGAACGGGCTGCCGAGTACATTCGCGAGCACTGTACTGAGGCCTTGAAACTGGAAGATATTTGCCTGGCGGCAGAGCTGTCACCGTCCTACCTGATCCGTGCGTTCAAGCAGTATTACGGCATGACGCCCCATGCGTACCTGGTTAACCGGCGGATCCAGTTTGCCCGCACCCAACTGCGCAGCGGCCAGTTGATCGCCGACGTCGCGCTGGCGGCCGGCTTCGCTGATCAGGCGCACTTCCAGCGCACCTTCAAACAACACTTCGCCGCTACGCCAGGGCAATATCGCAGCTGA
- a CDS encoding LysE family translocator has translation MSLILSMAAFALATSITPGPVNVVALSSGARFGFGASQQHVAGAALGFTLLLVLIGLGLHEVLIRWPLLTQVIQWGGVVFLLYMAYKLAVDDGRLEAEGTATAPSMLYGAVMQWLNPKAWLACVAGMGLFVADGDAQQVWLFAVIYLVICYLSVACWAYAGTFLRRYLNNPQGVRLFNRSMAALLVASVGYLLLA, from the coding sequence ATGAGCTTGATACTTTCCATGGCCGCCTTCGCCCTGGCCACTTCGATTACGCCGGGACCGGTGAACGTGGTGGCCTTGAGTTCGGGGGCGCGCTTTGGTTTTGGCGCCAGTCAGCAGCATGTGGCCGGGGCTGCGCTGGGGTTCACCCTGTTGCTGGTACTGATTGGCCTGGGGCTGCATGAGGTGCTGATACGCTGGCCGCTGCTGACCCAGGTGATTCAATGGGGCGGCGTGGTGTTTTTGTTGTACATGGCCTACAAGCTGGCAGTCGACGATGGACGGCTGGAAGCTGAAGGTACGGCGACGGCCCCCTCGATGCTCTACGGCGCGGTCATGCAGTGGCTCAATCCAAAAGCATGGCTGGCCTGTGTGGCGGGGATGGGATTGTTTGTGGCCGATGGCGATGCGCAACAGGTCTGGCTGTTTGCAGTGATCTACTTGGTCATTTGCTACTTGTCGGTGGCGTGCTGGGCTTATGCCGGGACGTTCCTGCGGCGCTACCTGAACAATCCCCAAGGCGTGCGCCTGTTCAATCGGTCGATGGCAGCTTTGCTGGTAGCCAGCGTGGGGTATTTGCTGCTCGCTTGA
- a CDS encoding FadR/GntR family transcriptional regulator — MQNESGTLIRKRSPGLAHDIVTALTQRILLGQMAPGEKLPSESAIVGEYGVSRTVVREAISKLQAAGLVETRHGVGTFVLARDERQGLHLTHDTAASVRGILELRMGLETQAAALAALRRTDEQLQQMRQALDDYQDSLANNDSSVEPDVRFHRLIAQATGNTYFTDVIYHLGNSVIPRTRINAQERGDADLMKLGQLANLEHEAILKAIRRQDPDAARAAMLLHLSNSLERMTGE, encoded by the coding sequence ATGCAAAACGAAAGCGGCACCCTTATTCGCAAGCGTTCCCCGGGCCTGGCCCACGACATCGTTACGGCGCTGACCCAGCGCATCCTCCTGGGGCAGATGGCGCCGGGGGAAAAGCTGCCATCCGAGTCGGCCATCGTCGGTGAATACGGCGTCAGTCGCACGGTGGTGCGTGAAGCGATTTCCAAATTGCAAGCGGCGGGGCTGGTGGAAACCCGTCACGGCGTGGGCACTTTCGTGCTGGCGCGGGATGAGCGCCAGGGCTTGCACCTGACCCACGACACGGCGGCCAGCGTGCGCGGCATCCTGGAGTTGCGTATGGGGCTCGAAACCCAGGCTGCGGCCCTGGCTGCGCTGCGTCGTACTGATGAACAACTGCAACAGATGCGCCAGGCCCTGGACGATTACCAGGACTCGCTGGCCAACAACGACAGTAGCGTCGAGCCCGACGTGCGCTTCCATCGATTGATCGCCCAAGCCACTGGCAACACCTATTTCACCGATGTGATCTATCACCTGGGCAATTCAGTGATCCCTCGTACGCGGATCAACGCCCAGGAGCGCGGCGATGCCGACCTGATGAAATTGGGGCAACTGGCGAACCTGGAGCACGAGGCCATCCTCAAGGCCATCCGCCGCCAGGATCCGGATGCGGCCAGGGCGGCGATGCTGCTGCACTTGAGTAACAGCCTGGAGCGGATGACGGGGGAGTGA
- a CDS encoding MFS transporter yields the protein MTPSSPATAAPALDPILARAIKKVKSHVLPLFVIMFIVNYIDRVNIGFVRTHMEHDLGIGAAAYGFGAGLFFIGYALFEVPSNMLLQKVGARIWLTRIMFTWGITATLMAFIQNETHFYILRFLLGVAEAGFFPGVIYYFTRWLPGVERGKAIAIFLSGSALASLISGPLSGVLLQITGLGLHGWQWMYIIEGMASVLLCFFVWFWLDSKPHDAKWLSREEQDALVNEIDREQRERDAATTVKPTLGKLLKDRQIMLFCALYFCIQLTIYAATFWLPSIIKKMGDLSDIQVGFYNSIPWLISIIAMYTFAALAGKFKFQQAWVATALLIAAAGMFLSTTGGPIFAFVAICFAAIGFKSASSLFWPIPQGYLDARIAAAVIALINSIGNLGGFVAPTTFGFLEQTTGSIQGGLYGLAGTSILAAILVFFAKTVPSPTTTSVLQPAPAVSK from the coding sequence GTGACCCCTTCAAGCCCTGCGACAGCTGCGCCCGCCCTCGACCCGATCCTGGCCCGCGCCATCAAGAAGGTGAAGAGCCATGTGCTCCCCCTCTTCGTGATCATGTTCATCGTCAACTACATCGACCGCGTCAACATTGGTTTCGTCCGTACTCATATGGAGCATGACCTGGGCATTGGTGCGGCGGCCTATGGCTTTGGTGCCGGACTGTTCTTCATCGGTTATGCCTTGTTTGAAGTGCCCTCCAACATGCTCCTGCAAAAAGTCGGCGCGCGTATCTGGCTGACCCGAATCATGTTCACCTGGGGCATCACCGCCACCCTGATGGCGTTCATCCAGAACGAAACCCACTTCTACATCTTGCGCTTCCTGTTGGGGGTGGCCGAAGCCGGCTTTTTCCCTGGCGTGATCTACTACTTCACCCGCTGGCTGCCCGGCGTCGAACGCGGCAAAGCCATCGCCATCTTCCTCAGCGGCTCCGCCCTCGCCTCGCTGATTTCCGGGCCGCTGTCCGGCGTGCTGCTGCAAATCACCGGCCTGGGCCTGCACGGCTGGCAGTGGATGTACATCATCGAAGGCATGGCTTCGGTGCTGCTGTGCTTTTTCGTCTGGTTCTGGCTGGACTCAAAGCCCCATGACGCCAAATGGCTCAGCCGCGAAGAGCAGGATGCGCTGGTCAATGAGATCGACCGCGAACAGCGTGAGCGTGACGCGGCCACCACCGTCAAACCGACCCTGGGCAAGTTGCTCAAAGACCGCCAGATCATGCTGTTCTGCGCCCTGTATTTCTGCATCCAGTTGACCATCTACGCTGCAACGTTCTGGCTGCCGAGCATCATCAAGAAAATGGGCGACTTGAGCGATATTCAGGTGGGCTTCTACAACTCGATCCCCTGGCTGATTTCGATCATCGCCATGTACACCTTCGCGGCCCTCGCCGGCAAGTTCAAGTTCCAGCAAGCCTGGGTCGCCACCGCCCTGCTGATTGCGGCCGCCGGCATGTTCCTCTCCACCACCGGCGGGCCGATCTTTGCCTTTGTCGCGATCTGCTTTGCCGCCATCGGCTTCAAGTCGGCGTCGTCACTGTTCTGGCCAATCCCCCAGGGCTATCTGGATGCACGGATCGCTGCAGCGGTGATCGCGCTGATCAACTCCATTGGCAACCTCGGCGGGTTTGTCGCGCCGACCACCTTTGGTTTCCTGGAACAGACCACCGGCTCGATTCAGGGCGGCCTGTATGGCTTGGCTGGCACGTCAATCCTGGCGGCCATCCTGGTGTTTTTCGCCAAGACCGTGCCCAGTCCAACCACCACCAGCGTGCTGCAACCCGCCCCCGCCGTGAGCAAATAA
- the gudD gene encoding glucarate dehydratase, with translation MNTEHQHHANNAPVVTHLDVIPVAGHDSMLLNLSGAHGPFFTRNIVILKDSAGHIGVGEVPGGERIRETLEDARSLVIGKPIGQYQSILNAMRRTFAARDSAGRGQQTFDLRITIHAVTAMEAALLDLLGQFLEVPVAALLGEGQQRDTVKMLGYLFYIGDRQQTNLAYRSEDDADDWFRLRHEQAMTPEAIVRLAEAAKARYGFNDFKLKGGVLRGGEEIEAVTALAERFPDARITLDPNGAWSLKEAIALCRDQHHVLAYAEDPCGAENGYSGREVMAEFRRATGLPTATNMIATDWREMGHAIQLQSVDIPLADPHFWTMQGSVRVAQMCHEWGLTWGSHSNNHFDISLAMFTQVAAAAPGDITAIDTHWIWQDGQRLTKAPLQIVDGHIQVPAKPGLGVDIDMDAVAHAHELYQGMGLGARNDSVAMQFLIPGWTFDNKRPCLVR, from the coding sequence ATGAACACAGAACACCAGCACCACGCCAACAATGCCCCGGTCGTCACTCACCTGGACGTCATTCCAGTGGCCGGCCACGACAGCATGCTGCTCAACCTCAGCGGCGCCCACGGCCCGTTTTTCACCCGCAATATCGTGATTCTCAAGGACAGCGCCGGGCATATCGGCGTTGGCGAAGTGCCCGGTGGCGAGCGCATCCGCGAAACCCTGGAAGATGCCCGCAGCCTGGTGATCGGCAAGCCCATCGGCCAGTACCAGAGCATTCTCAATGCCATGCGGCGCACCTTTGCGGCCCGAGATAGTGCCGGGCGCGGCCAGCAGACGTTCGACCTGCGCATCACCATCCACGCCGTCACGGCCATGGAAGCGGCGCTGCTGGACTTGCTCGGCCAGTTCCTCGAAGTGCCAGTGGCGGCACTGCTGGGTGAAGGGCAACAGCGGGACACGGTGAAGATGCTCGGTTACCTGTTCTACATCGGTGATCGCCAGCAAACCAACCTGGCTTATCGCAGCGAAGACGATGCAGACGACTGGTTCCGCTTGCGTCACGAACAAGCCATGACTCCCGAGGCGATCGTGCGCCTTGCGGAGGCGGCGAAGGCCCGTTACGGCTTCAACGACTTTAAACTCAAGGGCGGCGTACTGCGCGGCGGCGAAGAAATCGAAGCCGTTACGGCCCTGGCCGAGCGCTTCCCCGATGCCCGGATCACCCTGGACCCGAACGGTGCCTGGTCGTTGAAAGAAGCCATCGCCCTGTGCCGCGACCAGCACCATGTCCTGGCCTACGCCGAAGATCCTTGCGGCGCAGAAAATGGTTATTCGGGACGGGAAGTCATGGCCGAATTCCGGCGCGCTACAGGACTGCCCACCGCGACCAACATGATCGCTACCGACTGGCGAGAAATGGGCCACGCGATCCAGTTGCAGTCGGTGGATATTCCCCTGGCCGACCCGCACTTCTGGACGATGCAAGGCTCGGTTCGGGTGGCGCAGATGTGCCACGAATGGGGCCTGACCTGGGGCTCACACTCCAACAATCACTTTGATATTTCCCTGGCGATGTTCACCCAGGTGGCAGCGGCCGCACCGGGAGACATCACTGCCATCGACACCCACTGGATCTGGCAGGACGGCCAGCGTCTGACCAAGGCACCGTTGCAGATTGTCGACGGCCATATTCAGGTGCCGGCCAAGCCAGGCCTGGGGGTGGACATCGACATGGACGCCGTGGCCCACGCCCACGAACTGTACCAAGGCATGGGCCTTGGCGCGCGCAACGACAGCGTCGCCATGCAGTTCCTGATTCCCGGCTGGACCTTTGATAACAAGCGGCCGTGCCTGGTGCGCTAA
- a CDS encoding OprD family porin encodes MKKRHPALQLNTLAVALAFAMPAMSYASDQSDSKGFVADSSLNILNRNMFWNQNGSGTHTRDWSQALMATFSSGFTQGTIGVGVDAFADLALRLDGSSDRAGGPNIPSDANGNPDHGYAKAGGDIKFRISNTTLKAGDLQPTAPVFATADNYLMPQTATGFQIDSHEIAGLNLEAGHYTSGTGNTTTSRSGDILASYAGVEAPSASFAGGKYQFSKEFTASLYGAHLEDVWNQYYVNLNLVHPLSVDQSVALDFNLYRTLDDGSAKAGTIDTTAASLSAAYTLGAQTFTLAGQKIHGDEPFDYVGFGDTNAGVGAGRYGNSINLADSVQYSDFNGPGEKSWQMRYDLDMSTFGAPGLSFMARHIRGSGIDGTHTASNSAYAGVYGANDQEHETDAEVKYVVQSGPAKKLTFHLREAWHDGDASTGGHLVQTRLITEYPLNIF; translated from the coding sequence ATGAAAAAACGCCACCCGGCACTTCAGCTCAATACCTTGGCCGTGGCGCTGGCATTTGCCATGCCGGCCATGAGCTATGCCAGCGATCAGTCCGACTCCAAGGGATTTGTCGCAGACAGCAGTTTAAATATCCTCAACCGCAATATGTTCTGGAACCAGAACGGCAGCGGCACCCACACCCGTGACTGGAGCCAGGCGCTGATGGCGACCTTCAGTTCGGGCTTTACCCAGGGCACCATCGGTGTCGGCGTTGATGCATTTGCCGACCTCGCATTGCGCCTCGACGGGAGCAGCGACCGTGCCGGTGGCCCGAACATTCCATCCGACGCCAATGGCAATCCAGATCACGGCTATGCAAAAGCCGGCGGCGACATCAAGTTCCGCATTTCCAATACCACGCTCAAGGCCGGTGACCTGCAGCCCACGGCACCGGTATTTGCCACCGCCGACAATTACCTGATGCCACAGACCGCAACAGGCTTTCAGATCGACAGCCATGAAATCGCCGGACTGAACCTGGAGGCCGGCCATTACACCTCTGGTACCGGCAACACCACCACGTCGCGCAGCGGCGACATTCTCGCCAGTTATGCCGGTGTGGAAGCGCCATCGGCCAGCTTCGCAGGTGGCAAGTATCAGTTCAGCAAAGAGTTCACCGCGTCGCTTTACGGAGCGCACCTGGAAGATGTCTGGAATCAGTACTACGTCAACTTGAACCTCGTTCATCCGTTGAGCGTCGACCAATCCGTCGCGCTGGACTTCAACCTCTACCGCACCCTGGACGACGGCAGCGCCAAGGCCGGTACCATCGACACCACCGCCGCCTCGCTGTCGGCTGCCTACACCCTGGGCGCGCAAACCTTCACCTTGGCCGGGCAGAAGATCCATGGTGATGAGCCGTTCGACTATGTCGGCTTTGGGGATACCAATGCCGGGGTCGGCGCCGGACGCTACGGTAACTCGATCAACCTCGCTGACTCAGTGCAGTACTCCGACTTCAACGGCCCGGGCGAGAAGTCCTGGCAGATGCGTTATGACCTGGACATGAGCACCTTCGGTGCCCCTGGCCTGAGCTTCATGGCCCGCCATATTCGCGGTTCTGGCATCGACGGTACGCATACGGCGAGCAACTCGGCCTACGCTGGGGTTTATGGGGCCAACGACCAAGAGCACGAAACCGATGCCGAGGTGAAATACGTGGTTCAGAGCGGTCCGGCCAAGAAGCTGACCTTTCACCTGCGGGAGGCTTGGCACGATGGCGATGCTTCCACCGGGGGACATCTGGTGCAGACGCGTCTGATTACTGAGTATCCGTTGAATATTTTCTGA
- a CDS encoding glycosyltransferase encodes MTRALSPQANFSIALVNYKSLELTRMCLDLLQEGLQHSGVPIFVVDNDSCDASTEFLRTRQGIQLIERKSVGPEAGSMAHGKALDCALEQVETEYLFVLHTDTFIYDPSVFTRMLERCKGPQEVAAVGCLEQLNRGPLRTAWRLGSRFLKHYTRRSLRAMGLNAREPKPFKETHLKSFCTLWNVRLIKQHGLRFQMDDRNPGYELQDRMSALGYRIDFLSPRTIFRYLDHIQSGTVAAMGGYAGNHRRSKMYKRLTALTALAKQPSWVH; translated from the coding sequence ATGACCCGCGCCCTCTCTCCCCAAGCCAACTTCAGTATCGCCCTGGTCAATTACAAATCCCTGGAATTGACCAGAATGTGCCTTGATCTGCTGCAAGAAGGCCTGCAACACAGTGGCGTACCGATTTTTGTGGTGGACAACGACTCGTGTGACGCCAGCACCGAATTCCTGCGTACCCGCCAAGGTATCCAGTTGATCGAGCGCAAGAGCGTGGGCCCGGAAGCGGGCAGCATGGCCCATGGCAAAGCCCTGGACTGTGCGCTGGAACAGGTTGAGACCGAATACCTGTTTGTGCTGCACACCGACACCTTCATCTACGACCCCAGTGTGTTCACCCGAATGCTCGAACGCTGCAAGGGCCCGCAAGAAGTGGCCGCCGTCGGTTGCCTGGAGCAACTCAATCGGGGCCCACTCAGAACCGCATGGCGCCTGGGTTCGCGTTTCCTCAAGCACTACACCCGTCGCAGCCTGCGGGCGATGGGCCTGAACGCCAGGGAACCGAAACCCTTCAAGGAAACCCACTTGAAGAGCTTTTGCACCCTGTGGAATGTCCGGCTGATCAAACAGCACGGGCTGCGCTTTCAAATGGACGACCGTAACCCCGGCTACGAACTGCAGGACCGCATGAGCGCCTTGGGCTACCGGATCGACTTTCTATCCCCGCGCACGATTTTCCGTTACCTGGACCATATCCAGAGCGGAACGGTAGCGGCCATGGGCGGCTATGCCGGTAATCACCGGCGCAGCAAAATGTACAAGCGGCTGACCGCCCTTACCGCGTTAGCCAAGCAGCCGTCCTGGGTTCACTGA
- a CDS encoding NUDIX domain-containing protein: MENSPVRITGEETLSDNWYVLKKYSFDLRRRDGSWQAQTREVYDRGNGATILLYNREQRTVLLIRQFRMPTFVNGYDGYLVEAAAGLLDNASPEERIRLEAEEETGYRVSHVEKIYSAFMSPGSVTERIHFFIGEYRPGDRVGDGGGLEEEGEDIEVLELGFDEAIAQVADGTIVDGKTIMLLQYLELRLLKGDFL; the protein is encoded by the coding sequence ATGGAAAACAGCCCCGTTCGTATCACTGGCGAAGAAACCCTCTCCGACAACTGGTACGTGCTGAAGAAATACAGCTTTGACCTGCGTCGCCGCGACGGCAGCTGGCAGGCCCAGACCCGGGAGGTCTACGATCGTGGCAACGGCGCGACCATTCTGTTGTACAACCGTGAGCAGCGCACGGTCCTGCTGATCCGCCAGTTCCGCATGCCGACTTTCGTCAACGGTTACGATGGTTATCTGGTCGAGGCTGCGGCGGGCTTGCTGGACAATGCCAGCCCCGAAGAACGCATTCGCCTGGAGGCGGAGGAAGAGACCGGCTACCGGGTAAGTCATGTCGAGAAGATCTACTCGGCCTTTATGAGCCCCGGCTCAGTGACTGAGCGAATTCACTTCTTTATCGGTGAATACCGGCCAGGTGATCGGGTGGGCGACGGTGGTGGACTGGAAGAAGAGGGCGAGGATATCGAGGTGCTGGAGCTGGGATTTGACGAGGCGATTGCGCAGGTTGCCGACGGCACGATTGTCGACGGCAAGACCATCATGTTGCTGCAGTATCTGGAGCTGCGCTTGCTCAAGGGCGACTTCCTGTAA
- a CDS encoding DeoR/GlpR family DNA-binding transcription regulator — protein sequence MLTRQRKQYLMDLLRQEGRLVAKELSCTLAVSEDTIRRDLREMAKEGLLLRVHGGALPASPAIADFTVREHLVPEEKIAIGRAAAQLVQPGQVVFIDGGTTCLQLAHHLPTDLKATVITHSPSIAMALVDHSEIEVIMLGGRLFRHSQVGVGAATLEAIGRVRADLYFMGVCSVHPTAGLSTGDFEEAVIKRALCQAAAETIVLATSEKLTTASPYQVVELASISAIVLLASTSPALREPYEKQGISLYLA from the coding sequence ATGCTAACCCGTCAACGCAAGCAATACCTCATGGATTTATTGCGCCAGGAAGGCCGATTGGTGGCCAAGGAGTTGAGCTGCACGCTTGCCGTGTCGGAGGACACCATTCGGCGCGACCTGCGGGAAATGGCCAAGGAGGGCTTGCTGCTGCGGGTTCACGGCGGAGCACTGCCCGCCTCGCCGGCAATCGCCGATTTCACCGTGCGTGAACACCTGGTCCCCGAAGAAAAAATCGCCATCGGCCGAGCGGCTGCGCAGTTGGTGCAACCCGGCCAAGTGGTGTTTATCGATGGCGGTACCACCTGCCTGCAATTGGCACATCATCTACCGACGGACTTGAAGGCCACTGTGATCACTCATAGCCCGTCCATTGCCATGGCACTGGTAGATCATTCAGAGATCGAAGTGATCATGCTGGGCGGCCGACTTTTCCGGCACTCCCAGGTGGGTGTAGGTGCGGCAACGCTGGAAGCGATCGGTCGGGTAAGGGCAGACCTGTATTTCATGGGTGTATGCAGTGTGCATCCCACCGCTGGCTTATCGACCGGCGACTTTGAGGAGGCCGTGATCAAGCGAGCCTTGTGCCAGGCGGCAGCGGAAACCATCGTTCTGGCAACCTCGGAGAAGCTGACCACCGCATCGCCGTATCAGGTAGTCGAATTGGCCAGCATCAGTGCGATTGTGCTGTTGGCCAGCACTTCCCCCGCACTGCGAGAACCCTATGAAAAGCAGGGTATCTCGCTCTATTTGGCCTGA